A DNA window from Helianthus annuus cultivar XRQ/B chromosome 15, HanXRQr2.0-SUNRISE, whole genome shotgun sequence contains the following coding sequences:
- the LOC110939684 gene encoding receptor-like serine/threonine-protein kinase ALE2 — protein sequence MVVKSINWRVWSYAIFWSISSTSPGFGGSMIRSRTVSALLSFRSIIAYNGSAKTFSLTDIKKATDNFNESGVLGEGGLGRVYSGVLVDGTKIAVKVPKRNDQQGSGEFLAEVEMLTRLPIKTWFG from the exons ATGGTTGTCAAAAGCATCAATTGGAGGGTTTGGAGCTACGCAATATTCTggtccatttcttcaacatcaccAG GTTTTGGTGGATCAATGATAAGGAGTAGGACTGTGTCGGCGTTGCTATCATTCCGGTCTATAATAGCATATAATGGATCTGCAAAGACGTTTAGTTTGACTGATATTAAGAAAGCAACCGACAATTTCAACGAATCAGGAGTTCTAGGGGAAGGTGGACTTGGCCGTGTTTATAGTGGCGTTCTTGTAGATGGAACAAAAATTGCAGTTAAAGTACCTAAACGTAACGATCAACAAGGCAGTGGAGAATTCTTGGCTGAAGTTGAGATGCTCACTCGGTTGCCCATAAAAACTTGGTTTGGTTGA